The Leptodactylus fuscus isolate aLepFus1 chromosome 5, aLepFus1.hap2, whole genome shotgun sequence genome segment GAGAAACTTCAGCACAATATTGAAAGACGCCGCCGCAGCAGATGAACCAGGAGACGGTGAGGACATTGGAGCAATGAGAAGAGGTGAGTAATTTTTTTCCTCCACTGCCTCCAGctaatttaaactttaaaaggactctccatttttgtctggacaagccctttaacatgCAGAGTTTTTCAAAACACAAACAGTTTATAAAATGTTAAGAAGTTAAATAAAATTTGTAATTCAATTTTTGTTTAACTATAAAATGCTGCGTTTATTTAAGTTGAATTTTTTTAGATATTTATTATTTAGAATttgtatattaaatattaaaatttaGAATTAAAATTCTgtcatttgaattttttttaaatgtatactcTTTTTTACTGATTTAAATATTCTATAatacatttaatttattttaatattttttataatttaagTATCCTTTCAGATGATTTACAATGACAATGACAAATGACGTCCCGGCAGATTGTCTCTGATTAGAGGAGTGTTACTCGGGGGATGTTCTTGGATCTCTCTCAGGATTTTGCAGGTGTCTGGATCTCTATAAATGTAGCGAGAGAAGGATCACATATCTATACGTTGTATCATTCCTGTCGTACTGTATGGACGTGTTTACGGTCCTAGTAATATACTCCGGGGGCGCTGCTTTATTCTAGGATTGGAGAAGTTTCGAAATATTATCTTAGAATAAACTCAGAAATGGAAATCCTAAAAAACAAAGCGGAGGTGATtctcacatacacaatgactaaGATTTCtacacttttctctccatctcTCAGTAGGATGAAGgtttaattatatttattttttttaatttcatctcAGATTTGTATTCGTCTCATCTTGATACATAGTAACATCACTGCATAGAACATAGCAATGTTTTAactaatttttttaaagttttttttttttacattttctacatTGGCACTATTCTGGTGTAAATTGACAAattgtcttttgttttgtttttttccatcagGCAAAACTTACAAATAACGTCACTTCTGTTGATCTTCTCGGGTTCACAAATCTTTCTAACTTGAAAATCCCATTTTTCTCCCTACTggttcttatatactgtgtgaccaTTTCAGGAAACCTTCTTATAATAATCTTGTATGCAGTGAGTAAATCCCTTCGgtcccccatgtacttcttccttACACAGCTCTCGTTGTGTGACCTCCTGGTGACTATGGACATTGTCCCCGTCCTGCTTCACACTGTactgaatggtggatttaccatgaCTCTCATCGGTTGTATTGTGCAATTTTCTGTTTTTGTTATGTCCGAGTCCTCGGAATGTCTTCTTCTGTCAGTGATGTCTTATGACcggtatgtggccatctgtaaccccCTCCGCTATCACTCCATCATGAGCCAGAGATTCTGTCTTATGTCTGTTAGTAGTATTTGGCTGTTTGGTTTTATGGTGATGCTGATGTATGTTATCTCCATGTATAACCTGTATTACTGTGGACCACACATCATTGACCATTTCTATTGTGATTTTGAGCCCATAATGCAACTCTCCTGCTCTGATACAACCATAATCCATGTACAGATTCTTATTATTGGTGTTTTGAATGGATTTTGCCCTTTTACAGTCATTGTTATGTCCTATGTGTACATTGTCCTCGCCATCCTGAAGATCCCATCCAATATTGGAAGAcacaaagccttctccacctgcagctccCACCTCACTGTAGTCTCTATACTTTATGGGGCATTAATCTTTGTCTATATGTTTCCTGCAAAGGGAAAATCATTGAACTTGGGCAAGGTCTTGTCTCTGATTTATACTGTGGTGACCCCACTGcttaaccccattatatacacccTGAGGAACAAAGACTTTAAAGACGCTTTCCAGAAGCTCAAACTTGTCTAATAGTGAGGAAGGGGCTCGGATCTGATGTAAGTGACTGGATTAACTGTGTCAAGCAAAGCTTGATCCAACTGGAACCAACAGCAAAAAGTGGAACATCCTGGCTTAGATCACAGGATGTTCATCATCATTGCAGGTTGTTTCAGTGAGTAAAGTATGAAGAATATGGGATCTGGAACATAATGAACTTGATAAGGCTTTCAGAAAGCTCAATAACTTCAAAAGGCCATTAGTATTTCCAcaggtaataattctccccaccCCACTCCAAATTAGAATCACATACAGATACAGGCCACACAAATTTCAATACTTACCTATTTTTCCTACAAAGAGCTGAAGTGGCCCCAggtgtgcacctcttctattttcCTCCTGGCTGTggacctcttctattgtcctcccggttgtgcacctcttctattgtcctcctggctcTGCACCTCTTCTGTTGTCCTCCCggttgtgcacctcttctattgtcctcctgactgtgcatctcttctattgtcctcctggctgtgcacctcttctattgtcctgctgactgtgcacctcttctattgtcctcctgactgtgcacctcttctactGTCCTTCTGGCTGTGCTCCTCTTCTACTGTCCTCCTGACTgcgcacctcttctattgtcctcctgactgttctcctcttctattgtcctcctgactgtgcacctATTTTATTGGTCCTcctggctgtgcacctcttctattgtcctcctgactgtgcacctcttctattgtcctcctggctgtgcacctcttctattattCTCCtcactgtgcacctcttctattgtcctcctgactgtgcacATCTACTATTGTCCTCCCAGCTGTGCACCTGTTCTATTGGCTGCTATGCTGTGCACCTGTTCTATTATCCTGCCGGCTACTCTGTCACCTGCACTATAGTAACACAAGTGATACCATAGATTGGCGACAACATGGCCGGAAAGACATTAAAAGAGGTGCACAGTTGGGCAACGCATCAacactttgcaggaaaaatagGTAAATATGAAATTCCTTATAGCTGGAGAAAATAGTGTGGTGAGAAGCCCTATGAGACCTTCTGGTTTAGAGAAACTGTTGTGACACCTATAGCTTGTTGTTTTGTCTTTGTCTAGAAGGTCCACAGCACTGGACACACAGTAAAACAGCTATAGAATACTGGGGATCTTCTGGCTGAAGAcagaacaaagtgatgtcacataaTGTGGCTTACTAGTCACCAACACATAATatggttcaattttttttttgtttgcccccacacagtatattgcctccctTTGTTTTGGATCCCACAGAGTATATAACCTTCttttgtgtccccacacagtatatgactagGGGACTATAATCTACACTTGTACCCATGCTCCTCTCCAGGCCAGCCTCcaatgctgccaccaccagagattGTGTAAATTGTTATGATGTTAAATTGGTTTCCTAAGAAATTGAATCCTGACCAAATTAGAGGTAAACGAAAGGTAGACAAGTATATATCCCTCCAATGTGATGCCTGATCATTTTATAttcataaatattttttttttccagaaaaaaacaACTATGCAAGGGCCCATAGCAACAGAGTTTGACCTAAAATGATGGTACTGAAAGTTAAGAAAGTGTGACTGGTTGACGTTGTATGACTCCTGGAAGCAATGTCCTGACTTGGAGTCATCACCAAGGACATAACCGTGATCTAgtcgtgattagagatgagcgaacagtgttctatcgaactcatgttcgatcggatattacgctgttcgccatgttcgaatctaatcgaacaccgcgtggtaaagtgcgccattactcgattcccctcccaccttccctggtgccttttttgctccaataacagcgcagggtaggtgggacaggaaatacgacaccggtgacattgaaaaaagtaggaaaaacccattggctgccgaaaacatgtgacctctgatttaaaagaacagcgccgcccagcttcgcgtcattctgagcttacaattcaccggggacggaggtttccgtccagctagctagggcttagattctgggtaggcagggacaggctaggataggaaggagaagacaaccaacagctcttataagagctaaattccagggagaagcttgtcagtgtaacgtggcactgacgggctcaatcgccacaacccagctgtcccaggatcctgaatggaatacactgacagtgtattcccgtataccctatatatacacccccgatccccgttccaacggtgtgccccccaccttcaccccagaaatacactggaagtcccctagcaatagaattggggctatatacacccactatgtttgctactgccatatagtgccattatctgactgggaatgcaaagaatatattggggttacaaatacccttatttcttgctactgccatatagtgccagtttctgactgggaattcaaaatgcgcaaggctcccggaaagggacgtggacgaggccgtgggcgaggtcgggggaatggttctggggagcaaggtagcagtgaagccacagggcatcccgtgcctactcctgtggggcagcaagcattgcgccgctccacagtgccagggttgcttgacacattaactaaactgcagggtacaaaccttagtaggcccgagaaccaggaacaggtcttgcaatggctgtcggataacgcttacagcacattttccagcagccagtcagcctctgcctcctctcctcctattacccaacagtcttgtcctccttcctcccaaaattcccaatcttcacagaacaataaccccaactgtctctgctccccagagctgttctccgctcctttcattgtccctcaacctgcccctccatttcgcgattccacggacctaacagacgagcatctgtgtccagatgctcaaacactagagtctcctccatctctgttcgatttggtggtggatgaccagcaacccaccctcatcgacgatgatgtgacgcagttgccgtcagggcatccagttgacctgcgcattgtgcgggaggaggagatgagacaggagttggaagaggaagtggtggatgatgaggacactgacccgacctggacagggggggtgtcaagcggggaaagtagtgtggatgttgaggcaggtgcagcaccaaaaagggtagctagaggcagaggtcagcagcttaggcgaagccaggccacacccagaatctcccaagatgttccagttcgtacccagccccgaaaaactcccacctcgagggcacgtttctcgaaggtgtggagttttttcaatgaATGCcctgaggacagatatagtgttgtctgcacaatttgcctctcgaaattgattaggggctctgagaagagcaacctgtccaccacttcaatgcgccatcatttggaatccaagcactggaatcagtggcaggcagcaacggcaggacaaaggccgcccgccgttcaagccactgcctctgcctctgccactgctcacagtgctggcgatgcactccagaggacgagccaggacaccacttcatctgcctccgccactttgttgacttcttcctcatcctcccctgttcctgtcttatctccttctcctgcaccatcaaaggcaccatcaggcgcttctttacaacaacccaccatctctcagacattggagcggcggcagaaatacactgctaaccacccacacgcgcaagccttgaactccaacatcactaaactgctggcccaggagatgttggcgttccggcttgttgaaactcccaccttcctggacctgatggcaactgcggtacctcgctatgccgtccctagccgtcactacttctcccggtgtgccgtccccgccttgcaccagcacgtgtcactcaacatcaggcgggcccttagttccgcgctttgcacaaaggtccacttgaccaccgacgcgtggacaagtgcatgcggacagggacgctacatttcactgacggcacactgggtgaatgtagttgaggctgggactgcttcccaaactggcccggtgtacctcgtctccccacctaacattcctggcagggacacgagaagaacacccccctcctcctcctcctccatcgcctcctcctccgccaccgcctcctcctccgctgttagattgaccccagctacgagttggaaacgttgcagcactggcgttggtagacgtcagcaggctgtgctgaagctgatcagcttgggggacagacagcacactgcctccgaggtgagggatgccctcctcgatgagacggcaatatggtttgagccgctgcacctgggcccaggcatggtcgtttgtgataacggccggaacctggtagcagctctggagcttgccggactccaacatgttccatgcctggcccatgtcttcaacctagtggtgcaacgtttcctaaagagctaccccaatgttccagagctactggtgaaagtgcggcgcatgtgcgcccactttctcaagtcaacagtagccgctgctagcttaaaatctctccagcaacgcctgcatgtgccacaacaccggcttttgtgcgatgtccccacgcactggaactcaacgtttcagatgttgaatagagtggttgagcagcagaaacctttgatggaataccagctacaaaaccctagggtgccacaaagtcagctgcttcAGTTtatcatccatgagtggccatggatgagagacctttgtgacatcctacgggtgtttgaggagtccacaaggagggtgagctctgaggatgcgatggtgagccttacaatcccgctcttgtgtgttctgagagaatccctgattgacatcagggataactcagatcacacagaggagtcagggatagcatccgatccgtcacagctggagagtaggtccacacatctgtccgcttcactgcgtttaatggaggaggaggaggaggaggaggaggaggaggaagaagagttgtccgatgatgtgatggtgatacaggaggcttccgggcaacttcgaatcgtcccattgttgcagcgcggatgggtagaaagggaggatgaggaggaaatggagattgaactttccggtggggccagaggagtcatgccaactaacactgtggcagacatggctgagttcatgttggggtgctttacaaccgacaagcgtattgtcaaaatcatggaggacaaccagtactggatctttgctatccttgacccccggtataaaaacaacatctcctcttttattccggtagggggggggggcaatcgcatcaatgcttgccacaagcaattggtgcagaatatgatggagatgtttccagcatgtgacgttggcggcagggagggcagttcctccagtaggcaaccaagttctcaccggtccacacaaacaaggggcacactgtctaaggtctgggacaccctgatggcaccccctcaccaaagtgccgccacggagggtcctagtgtcaccaggcgtgagaagtataggcgcatgttgcgggaatacctttccgaccacagccctgtcctctccgacccctctgagccctacacgtattgggtgtcgaagttggacctgtggcttgaacttgccctatatgccttggaggtgctgtcctgccaccagcgtcctatctgagagggtgttcagtgcagccggtggcatcatcactgacaagcgcacccgtctgtcagctgagagtgccgaccggctcactttgataaaaatgaaccaccactggatagagccttcattttcgtgcccacctgtgtaaagcaccccaacatgaaactccatgtctgtactcaacctctccaattcctccgcatcctcatactcatccaccataagcgttgcacaattctgctaatactaggctccctccaccctgatttcccccaactctgctggttagaggctccctccaccctgatttcccacaactctgctggttagaggctc includes the following:
- the LOC142204276 gene encoding olfactory receptor 10C1-like — translated: MLSQPLAVLLSMFDIERLIEQDGVKSNLIFVNQRWDTSLKSGSQNFGEHLEVDIYKVQWIYNPYSLEGLDQAKLTNNVTSVDLLGFTNLSNLKIPFFSLLVLIYCVTISGNLLIIILYAVSKSLRSPMYFFLTQLSLCDLLVTMDIVPVLLHTVLNGGFTMTLIGCIVQFSVFVMSESSECLLLSVMSYDRYVAICNPLRYHSIMSQRFCLMSVSSIWLFGFMVMLMYVISMYNLYYCGPHIIDHFYCDFEPIMQLSCSDTTIIHVQILIIGVLNGFCPFTVIVMSYVYIVLAILKIPSNIGRHKAFSTCSSHLTVVSILYGALIFVYMFPAKGKSLNLGKVLSLIYTVVTPLLNPIIYTLRNKDFKDAFQKLKLV